The Kineothrix sp. MB12-C1 genome includes a window with the following:
- the feoB gene encoding ferrous iron transport protein B — protein MNIAEDGAVNTFSIAKIHASDKIIALAGNPNVGKSTVFNSLTGLNQHTGNWPGKTVATAQGVHRLNGNDYILVDLPGTYSIMAHSAEEEIARDFILFGGADAVIVVCDATCLERNLNLALQVMELTPNVVVCVNLLDEAEKRGISIDIPALRKKLGVPVVGTSARSGNGLKELMEEVESLCSGRLSLTPHKISYHPTIIDAISPLVDILEEKLDGSLNSTWLALQLLEKDEALLARIQKYLGYNLLEDSAVNETITSLQSLLNEAGVTENTLRDIIIFCIVNSAEEVAVAALSLCHGCSGCPGNSECSGCMRGTNNIRAVSNPRDRKLDRILTSKQTGIPIMLLLLCAVFWLTISGANIPSQLLSGALFRLQDRLTDAFLWLGTPEWVHGIFVLGMYRVLAWVISVMLPPMAIFFPIFTLLEDFGYLPRIAFNLDHQFKKAKTCGKQALTMAMGFGCNAAGVVGCRIIDSPRERLIAILTNNLVPCNGRFPTLIAIISMFFIGTAGGFWSSIQAALILTSVIILGVMMTFWLSRFLSETLLKGEASSFTLELPPYRTPQIGRVIVRSLFDRTLFVLGRAVIVAAPAGIIIWLFANITIGDITLLAHCSSFLDPFAKLLGLDGVILLAFILGFPANEIVVPIIIMTYMSTGSILELDSLAELKTLLTNNGWTWVTAVSTMLFCLFHWPCSTTCLTIRKETGSLKWTVLSFVLPTVIGISVCLVFNLAIRLLGLI, from the coding sequence TTGAATATTGCGGAAGATGGTGCTGTAAATACATTTTCAATTGCCAAAATCCATGCATCGGATAAAATAATTGCCCTGGCAGGCAACCCTAACGTAGGAAAGAGTACAGTCTTCAATTCGTTGACAGGCTTAAACCAGCATACCGGTAATTGGCCGGGTAAAACGGTGGCAACCGCACAAGGAGTACATCGACTGAATGGAAATGATTATATCTTAGTCGATCTGCCCGGCACATATTCCATTATGGCTCATTCCGCAGAAGAAGAAATTGCCCGTGATTTCATTCTGTTCGGCGGCGCCGATGCTGTTATCGTCGTCTGTGATGCAACCTGCCTCGAGCGAAATCTGAATCTGGCATTACAGGTGATGGAGCTTACTCCCAACGTAGTGGTCTGTGTTAATTTATTGGACGAAGCGGAGAAAAGAGGAATTTCCATCGATATTCCCGCACTCCGCAAGAAATTAGGTGTGCCCGTAGTCGGGACCAGCGCCCGCAGCGGCAACGGACTCAAGGAATTAATGGAAGAAGTGGAATCCCTTTGCTCAGGAAGGCTTTCTCTCACCCCCCATAAAATCTCATATCATCCTACAATAATCGATGCCATATCTCCTTTGGTGGATATTCTTGAAGAAAAGTTAGACGGTTCGCTTAACAGTACATGGCTGGCCTTACAACTCCTGGAAAAAGACGAGGCACTCCTTGCCCGCATTCAGAAGTATCTCGGTTATAATCTGTTAGAAGATTCTGCCGTAAATGAAACAATTACCAGTCTACAGTCCTTGCTGAATGAAGCGGGAGTAACTGAAAATACACTGAGGGATATTATAATCTTCTGCATTGTAAACTCCGCAGAGGAGGTGGCGGTAGCCGCCCTTTCATTATGTCATGGCTGCTCCGGATGTCCCGGCAACTCCGAATGCTCCGGCTGCATGCGGGGAACCAACAATATCCGTGCTGTATCCAATCCCCGCGACCGCAAATTAGACCGCATTCTCACGAGCAAGCAAACCGGTATTCCCATCATGCTTTTGCTCCTGTGTGCTGTTTTCTGGCTAACCATATCCGGGGCCAATATTCCTTCCCAGCTCCTTTCCGGCGCTTTATTCCGACTCCAAGACAGATTGACCGATGCCTTTCTATGGCTAGGAACACCTGAATGGGTACACGGCATATTCGTGTTGGGAATGTACCGTGTGCTCGCATGGGTCATTTCGGTTATGCTGCCCCCTATGGCTATCTTTTTTCCTATTTTTACCCTTCTGGAAGATTTCGGATACCTTCCGCGGATAGCGTTCAATCTGGATCATCAATTTAAAAAGGCCAAAACCTGCGGAAAACAAGCCTTAACCATGGCCATGGGATTCGGCTGCAATGCGGCCGGTGTTGTAGGATGCCGAATCATCGATTCTCCCAGGGAACGGCTTATAGCCATCCTGACCAATAACCTCGTACCTTGCAATGGGCGCTTTCCAACTTTAATAGCGATTATTTCCATGTTCTTTATCGGAACTGCCGGAGGCTTTTGGAGCTCAATACAAGCTGCACTCATTTTGACCTCAGTGATCATTCTTGGGGTTATGATGACCTTCTGGCTCTCCCGCTTTTTATCTGAAACACTCCTTAAGGGCGAAGCTTCCTCCTTCACCTTGGAACTTCCTCCCTACCGTACTCCACAAATCGGAAGAGTCATTGTCCGGTCCCTCTTCGACAGAACGCTGTTCGTCCTTGGAAGGGCTGTTATCGTAGCGGCTCCGGCAGGTATTATCATTTGGTTATTCGCTAACATAACGATCGGAGATATAACATTGCTCGCTCATTGTTCCTCTTTCTTAGATCCCTTTGCCAAGCTGCTAGGGTTGGATGGCGTGATATTATTGGCATTTATACTAGGCTTCCCCGCGAACGAGATTGTCGTTCCTATTATAATTATGACTTATATGTCTACCGGCTCTATCTTGGAACTAGACAGCCTGGCTGAGTTAAAGACATTATTGACAAATAATGGCTGGACCTGGGTAACCGCTGTTTCCACTATGCTATTCTGCCTCTTCCACTGGCCCTGCTCCACCACCTGTCTTACAATAAGAAAGGAAACAGGAAGCTTAAAATGGACAGTGCTTTCCTTTGTTCTTCCTACCGTCATCGGCATTTCTGTGTGCTTGGTATTCAACTTAGCCATACGCCTATTGGGGCTTATATAA
- a CDS encoding Crp/Fnr family transcriptional regulator, whose protein sequence is MNCNCCSVHSSDQICMHKVPIFSSLSPEEMSHISSIIKHKNYQKGELLFSEGDSPRSLIIINEGSVKAFKVTPEGREQILHIFSEGDFFGEQNLFGSQKSPYTAEALAPTGICSFAKEDFYQILHAHPGIAIKIIETLGERIARMEDTMQSIGVRNLDSRISGLLLDFADKYGKVVPEGILIQLPVSREGMANYLGIARETISRKLGQLEAEGLIHSVNNKNILLKNREAMNTLAGKDC, encoded by the coding sequence ATGAACTGTAATTGTTGTAGCGTACATAGCTCAGATCAGATTTGCATGCACAAAGTTCCTATATTCTCTTCCCTCAGCCCGGAAGAAATGAGCCATATATCTTCCATTATCAAGCATAAAAATTATCAAAAAGGGGAGCTTCTCTTTTCAGAAGGTGACTCTCCTCGTTCACTTATCATCATAAATGAGGGTAGCGTGAAGGCCTTCAAAGTGACCCCTGAAGGACGTGAACAAATTCTTCATATTTTTTCCGAAGGAGATTTCTTCGGCGAACAGAATCTGTTCGGTTCTCAGAAATCTCCCTATACTGCCGAGGCACTGGCACCTACAGGAATCTGTAGCTTTGCAAAAGAGGATTTCTATCAAATTCTCCATGCACATCCTGGTATCGCCATTAAAATTATTGAGACGTTGGGAGAACGCATTGCCCGTATGGAAGACACCATGCAAAGCATAGGAGTGAGAAACCTAGATAGCCGTATCAGCGGTCTTCTTCTTGACTTTGCAGATAAATATGGGAAAGTTGTTCCCGAAGGAATACTTATTCAGCTCCCCGTAAGCCGCGAGGGGATGGCTAACTATCTCGGAATAGCAAGAGAAACTATTAGCCGGAAGCTGGGACAGCTTGAAGCCGAGGGTCTGATTCATTCTGTTAACAATAAAAACATCCTCCTTAAAAATAGAGAAGCGATGAACACTTTAGCCGGAAAAGATTGTTAA
- a CDS encoding DUF1858 domain-containing protein, giving the protein MADKILDLNLTVYELCTADPGIIPLLEEVGFPDITKPGMLATAGRFMTIPKGATFKKLDLEDIKLLFTQHGYTVKEEKK; this is encoded by the coding sequence ATGGCTGATAAGATTCTAGACCTTAATTTGACAGTTTATGAATTGTGTACCGCAGATCCGGGCATAATTCCCCTATTGGAAGAAGTTGGATTTCCCGATATTACCAAACCGGGGATGCTGGCTACAGCGGGAAGATTTATGACAATCCCCAAGGGTGCAACTTTTAAAAAGTTAGATTTGGAAGATATAAAACTATTATTTACACAACATGGATATACCGTAAAGGAGGAAAAGAAATGA
- a CDS encoding DUF438 domain-containing protein: MSAEINNREYRQEVLKELISQLHDGKSVEQVQERFAEVFGNVSAEEIAQAEQALISNGLPVSEVQRLCDVHAAVFKGSIEDIHRAPESSEVPGHPAHTLKRENRAIEQVIDDVRAQLAFFKDSSTHESLKESLRKLTAIDCHYVKKENLFFPYMEQYGITAPPKVMWGVDDEIRAQLKEVIAKLDSGDFSQVEEEIEAFLNKAGEMIFKEENILLPMLLENLTLDEWKIIAEESVELGYCLIDNVPAWDPALQEKGKQEEAQIPSTPGSIHLPTGVLSVEELSYMLDALPIDITFVGKDDTVRYFSQGAERVFPRTKAIIGRKVSNCHPPASVHIVEDLVEDFKAGRKDHEDFWIKMGDKYIFIRYFAVRDDAGEYLGVLEVTQNIAPIQEITGEKRLVTDDTNEK, from the coding sequence ATGAGTGCTGAAATTAACAACAGAGAGTACAGACAAGAAGTACTAAAAGAATTGATCTCACAGCTTCACGATGGAAAAAGTGTAGAGCAAGTTCAGGAGCGTTTCGCCGAAGTATTCGGCAATGTATCAGCAGAGGAAATTGCGCAGGCAGAACAAGCTTTAATTTCAAACGGTCTTCCTGTTTCCGAAGTACAGCGGCTTTGCGATGTTCACGCTGCCGTATTTAAGGGATCGATTGAAGATATTCACCGTGCCCCTGAGTCCTCCGAAGTTCCGGGACATCCGGCACATACTCTTAAAAGAGAAAATCGTGCGATTGAGCAGGTAATTGATGACGTTCGCGCTCAGCTTGCTTTTTTTAAAGATAGCTCTACACATGAATCATTAAAAGAAAGCTTAAGAAAGCTTACCGCAATCGATTGCCATTATGTGAAAAAGGAGAATCTTTTCTTCCCATACATGGAACAATATGGAATTACAGCTCCTCCTAAGGTTATGTGGGGTGTAGATGATGAAATTCGCGCTCAGTTGAAGGAGGTAATCGCTAAGCTCGATTCCGGAGACTTCTCGCAGGTAGAAGAAGAAATCGAGGCATTCCTAAATAAGGCCGGAGAAATGATATTTAAAGAAGAGAATATCCTTCTTCCTATGCTCCTTGAGAATCTAACATTGGATGAATGGAAGATAATAGCCGAAGAAAGTGTAGAGCTTGGCTACTGCCTTATCGATAATGTTCCTGCATGGGATCCGGCTCTCCAAGAGAAAGGTAAACAAGAAGAAGCTCAGATTCCTTCTACCCCAGGATCGATTCATCTTCCTACCGGTGTACTTTCAGTGGAAGAACTTTCCTATATGCTGGATGCTCTTCCTATCGATATTACCTTTGTTGGCAAGGATGATACCGTACGCTACTTCTCTCAAGGTGCTGAACGAGTATTCCCCCGTACGAAAGCGATTATCGGAAGAAAAGTTTCTAACTGCCATCCGCCGGCAAGCGTTCATATCGTAGAAGATCTTGTGGAAGACTTTAAAGCAGGGCGCAAGGACCATGAAGACTTCTGGATTAAGATGGGCGATAAATATATCTTCATCCGTTACTTCGCTGTACGGGATGACGCAGGCGAATACCTCGGTGTTTTGGAAGTAACACAAAATATAGCTCCCATTCAAGAAATTACAGGTGAAAAGCGATTAGTTACTGACGATACTAATGAAAAATAA
- a CDS encoding cupin domain-containing protein, translating into MSSAYLKNIDHETVLSLSSLVEYAKGQVVSRTLAQNSAVSITLFAFDANEEISTHASTGDAMLTVLDGTALVTIGGKEYTLNAGESIVMPANIPHAVAAPEQFKMQLTVVFPQPAA; encoded by the coding sequence ATGAGCTCAGCTTATTTAAAAAATATCGATCATGAAACGGTACTCAGCCTCTCTTCCCTTGTGGAGTATGCGAAAGGGCAGGTCGTAAGCCGCACATTAGCGCAGAATTCTGCAGTGAGTATTACTTTATTTGCCTTCGATGCCAATGAAGAAATCAGCACCCATGCCTCTACCGGCGATGCTATGCTGACCGTATTGGACGGAACGGCTCTAGTCACAATCGGAGGTAAGGAATATACATTAAATGCCGGTGAGAGTATCGTTATGCCGGCAAACATTCCTCATGCTGTTGCGGCACCGGAACAGTTTAAAATGCAGCTCACTGTCGTGTTTCCTCAGCCGGCAGCTTAA